From a region of the Thermosulfurimonas sp. F29 genome:
- the xth gene encoding exodeoxyribonuclease III — protein MSWKVITWNVNSLKVRMEQVLRYLEEENPAVLCLQETKLRDEAFPGREFEARGWRILHAGGPGRNGVALVFREEARRPLRGFPGLEDPQARERILGAEIRGIWVFSVYVPNGSPVGSDYFLYKLEFLYRLREFLERHFRPEDPLILCGDFNVAPEALDVYDPELLEGQICFHERERAAFRLLLEWGLVDALRLKHPGRSGLFSWWDYQFGAFRANRGMRLDHILPTRPLVEKLADCFIDRRPRSWPRPSDHAPVVAVFDLSD, from the coding sequence ATGTCCTGGAAGGTGATTACCTGGAATGTGAACTCTCTCAAGGTCCGCATGGAACAGGTCCTGCGTTACCTGGAAGAGGAAAACCCCGCGGTGCTCTGTCTGCAGGAGACCAAACTGCGGGACGAGGCCTTCCCCGGGCGGGAGTTTGAGGCCCGGGGCTGGCGAATCCTTCACGCCGGTGGGCCGGGACGAAACGGGGTGGCCCTCGTCTTCAGGGAGGAGGCCCGGAGACCCCTCCGGGGTTTCCCGGGCCTTGAGGATCCTCAGGCCCGCGAACGAATCCTGGGAGCGGAGATTCGAGGGATCTGGGTGTTTTCCGTGTATGTGCCCAATGGAAGCCCGGTGGGCTCGGACTATTTTCTGTACAAACTGGAATTCCTCTATCGCCTGAGGGAATTTCTGGAACGACACTTCCGACCGGAAGACCCCTTGATCCTATGCGGCGACTTCAATGTGGCCCCGGAGGCCCTGGATGTTTACGATCCGGAGCTTCTCGAAGGGCAGATATGTTTTCACGAAAGAGAACGCGCGGCCTTTCGTCTTCTTCTCGAATGGGGGCTTGTTGACGCCCTGCGCCTGAAGCACCCCGGGCGTTCCGGTCTCTTTTCCTGGTGGGACTATCAGTTCGGGGCCTTCCGGGCCAACCGGGGGATGCGGCTCGACCACATACTCCCGACCCGTCCTCTGGTTGAAAAACTGGCGGACTGCTTTATTGACCGCCGTCCGCGCTCCTGGCCCCGCCCCTCGGATCACGCCCCGGTGGTGGCCGTCTTTGACCTATCGGACTAA